CTATAAATAATTTGTACCACAACCAAATCCGTAGTTTAGTCCTAATATTaagcacacacacttacattgtTGTCTTAGATGACTGTATTTAAATACTCAATATAACTTCTCAACAGTTATTCTAATGATTAAATTATGTGGTATCTCAGTAAGGATTGGATACTGTCCTGCTTATGAAACAACCAAACAGCTTTATACACTGACACTAACATTTAACTTCTGTCCCAGAAATCTAGTGGCCAGTGTTCTCTGAGGAATCACCACCCTCACGCCATCTGTGCGCCATGCAACACGAGAGGTAGGTGGGTCACCTCATATCATGTGAAACTCCAAGTCACACAGTTTAACTTTCAGTAAGTAAATGGAACATGAAAGATCCattttataacacacacacacacacactctctttttGTGCAGCAGTTTTTCTGTTAACAGTCCACTTTTACTTCCCTGTTCTTTTAGCTTAAGTGTTTTCAGATTGTGCTCATCACAGACTGCATTTATTTAATGCAGTGTCAGAATATAGTGAGAAGAAAACTTTTTTGGCAAATTACAGGAATTTTCCAATATATTGTCTGTATGTGGTGTGTTGTTCTGCTTCTTCATGTTATGTTTAGTAACGTGCATCTTTAGGAATACAAGGTTACTGGAATCAGACTAAAACTTAAGAGGCGCACCTGTTTTTGCAGTTCCTCCTGTTTGTGCTTGCGAGTGTGTAAGGCCTTGCTGGGGAAGGACCAGTAGTAGTTGGATGTGCCCACTCTTTCACAGTCCACCATGTTATCATCCACCAGGCTCTGCAGCACTTCCTTCACAGTCATGGGAGCTTAAAGCAGCAAAGAGAGGAAAGGACACTTTCCAAGTCTACAagcctttaaaaaacaaacaaacaaacgaaaacacaaacactgcattCCCTGACAACATGATGCTAAATGCTGATTTGATTTGTGAACAACGAACTCACCATGGCGATGTATATTAAGTATAACATTATAATGTACTGAGAATTTAAGAAATACAAATAAGCATCATCTCTTACATTTATTTGTAGCAAGGCTTACCACTCATGTTCAAAGCCTAAACCCACACATCTGCAGCCTATCTGGCTGTTTTGTACTTATCTGTGAGAACACTGCATGAGAGGATGTTTTAAAGCAGAGATGCATCTTGAACAGTGGTGAAATGTGATACTCCCACACACTTGGTCTATTGTGAAACTGAAAGAGTTAATCTGTTGTGATAAGTGGCTGAGCTGTACTAACTCCTGAAAGGATGTTGAAAGATagcacaaatttaaaaaaaataattaaaatgaaaaacactatGGATGGATTAACCAAGATGTTATATACTTAAAGCATGTAACAGCTGTGTTTTCCCATCATTTGACTTTTCTGTCCATGTGATTCAAATACACCACCCAGTTCTTTCATTTCTCAACTTCAAACTATTCTGCCTTTTAAACTGAGATCACTTTCTTGACCTCTTCTCTTCCATTTTTCCCCTTCTACAGGAACATGTACCCacaatgctgctgttgttgttgttgttgcccCTTCACTCAGTAACTACATTAGTAACGGGGGTCAGAAACATGTGCTTTTAATCACAACAACAAGATTCAGTTTCATCAGATTGTTTTGTCCACTTGAATAACAAAATCTCTCCTCAGTTCACCCGCAGAGACATGGTTCTGTTCCTCCTCAGGGTGAGACCTTTACAAGCttgtatttttacacattttcccTGGCTACTCATAATGTAAgactgtgtgtttacacagactgaaaatgtttcattttaaaaccaaaagcTTTACTCTGCACTGAGATTACTGCAATGGATAGGTCTTGCTCTATTTGTACAGACTCAATACAGTTAAGTTGGCAACAGTCCTGGTTGCCATGGAAATTTTGCAGGCACATCACGTTTTGAAGGAAGCATGAGGGTGCAATGACTGTTGTAAGACTGTACCGCAGTGGTAAGCAAGTAGCAACTTGTGGCCCAAATTTGGGTGTCCGACAGCAActttcagcagcagacagagagaaactaGACAAACTGATTAAAAAGAGCTTACTTCTGCTCTGGGTTGCTCTCTGGACTCAACAGAGGAGTTTGGGAATAAGACAATGAGGCTCAAACTGTCAGCCATCACAAACAACAACTTCCACCCCCTACAGGACACTGCACACCTTATTTTATTCTCACAGTTACTTTATTATTACAGTTGTTATTTTTCATACTTgcttttactatttttattgtAACTTTTTGACTGCTCCTCTAACACCTTGATTTCCCTGCCAGTGTAAAAAATATGGTCTCATCTAATTAATGGGCACTTGCCCTCAAGTACATTTGtaagtaaaatgtttacactttaaagaaagaaaacactctAGATATATTGGGCTGAGACTCCACTGCCCTCATAAAATAAACTTGTCTATGAACCTAATGAGATACCCCATTGTATGACCCAAAGAAGAAAACTAAtggtatttttctttaaagacaATAATTGGTATTTATGCATGTTTTTCCAAGTTTTGTTTTAACCCATCATTATACTATAGCTCTGTTAGTAATTTtctaaaacacagttttattagATTATTGAAAGCTCTTAGCTAGTCTTGATAATGTTCATGCCTAGGTTTATAGGTCATATGTGTTataattttctatttatttctattattcTGTTAGATGTGCTTACATTGCCAGATATTGTGTACAACAACCTTTATTAATctcttgttttttcatttatagAGTTAGAAACTAGAGAAAGAAATGCTAAAATATGACCACATATTTACTTTACCAGCTAGCAAATGTAAACATTGGGGACTAGCTGGGCACATGTGGACAGAGCATTTAAAAATTCAGTATTAATGATGTTTCTTTGGTAAATTTGCTGATCATTACTCACCTATGCCCTTTGCCTTAGGGGCGATCTTCTCAATGTCTTTAAGCTGAAACACATCTTTCTAGAAAGAGAGTGGGAGAACATTTTAttagaaaatttattatttttatctaaTCGTgctacaggtttttttttaaattgtttaccAAATGTCCCTAGTGTCACTCGCATATCTAGTCTTTAGTCTAACAACATTAAATCAATACTTTTTCAGACTGGTTTAATAACAGCATAACACTGGCCAAGCagttttaatataaatacagCACAAAGTGCCTAATATTAATATGGGTTACCGATTCAAAGAAAATCTCCATCATCCGAGCTCTCTTCTCCTCCAAACTTAGTCCTTTCTTCTTTGACTGTAACAGAAGTTTTAATGTGACCAAATGGTAAAGGAATGACATGTtagagacaataaaacaaggCATGTAGGACTAAGGAAATCCCTATTACTTAGCCTGCACAAGGCACAAGACATATGATACCTCAGCACTTGGCAGCAGTCATTTTTCACGTAGATCAGTGTGTTGTTGTAACTTACAGCTTCCAGCCACCACTGGCAGCACAATAACAAACCCAATGGGCGGCATCTTGCATTTACGTTGCGCAACTTAAACAGTGACTACctgaaataattatttgttgATGTCCAGAATcaaggctaacgttagctaataATATACAGCGGCACTTCAGTTGAAGAGTAGCTACAGCCTCAAAGAGTCTAAATCGTTTTAACTTGGTAACGTTGTTGACGGTGTTATTAGCAAACGTTTCGAGCTAAGATCAGTGTCTGGTTATAACCGGTTAGGGGTTTAATCATCTCATAACGCGACTGGTTAGGGCTAAACATGAGGTTTGACTCACATTAAGGTggcgttagctaacgttagctaagcTGAAACACATAAGGTTGCAGATTCGCTTCGCTAGGCAGCACCTATCGCCTGTAACGCACTATCAGATGtagttaaatgtaaaataatgctTACCATTTTGTAATGATGTTTGCACCCGCACCGGTCACTAACATAAGAGACTGAAGATTTCCAGTCGTGCGAAGGAAAACCTAAGATCTTCTTGTGTTTGTAATCGAAGTAAAATCAACGTTAGATGGGCCTGAATTTCCCGCGACAGGTTGTGACGTCCGTATGGGACCTTCACTGCTTCTCGTAAACTCTTTTTCTCTACGGGAAAAAAATACGTATCTAAAATTTTATTGTAAATAGGAGGCTTTAGTTTACTCATACAAATGCAACATAATTTtaccatttttttaaacaagctaTTTCTTTCTCTGCGGTCTTAGCCATTTTATAAATTATCAGTTTATAAATTATCAGTAAACGTCACGCgttaatgttattaatatttTCCTCGCTTTTGTCTTCATTATTTCCGATTGCACGGGAAGGCAGCATTCTGTAACAGGGAGGAGCGATGTCGCCCTCTAGTGGTTAAAATGAAATAGACTGTTCTCACACAGCTGAAACAACAAAGTCATTCTGGTCAAAAATatctatttctttctttctgaattATCAATTAGCTGATTAAAAGGCTATAAATCAGCAGAAATAATTGATCAAAtgatttttatgtaaaaatgttttgaaaattttttttacagtctcaaatgtgaatatttgacAGTTTCCAGGTTTTTGACgataagatttgtttttttgacttGGCACTTTACAGTTACTGACTTGTCTCATTGGTATTCCAGCTTTTAGATAGCTACTGTAGCAGGTATCtaattattttacataataaaaattaGAATGAATTCAATACATGTAttacacaaaaagacaaactatTGTTTACTATGGGCACTTTAATTCAGTTTGGCATTACAAGTATATATACAAGACAATGGAAAACAAATCCTTTAACAAGAATGTGTAGAAAATGAATGACTGAGCTCAGGATGTGAAATCAAAACGTGTTTAAAGACAAAACCTTTGACAAAGTCTTTCTAATGAGAGCACAGAGGATTTTACAACACACACCTGTTGAACTACACACTGCATCTTTGTTAGCAGATAGACAAATTGTTTTACTAATGCACAACTTGTTAGCCGTTCTACAGATTTTTGAACGATATGAGAGCAcaatagaaatgaatggaggagATCACAGCTCCTTAACTCTGCATCTGATATTGTTGAATTGAACCCTACATTGGAGCATGAGACCTAATTAAACCCTTTCATTGAGAACTAATGCACCCTACATTTATCTGTTTGGTCAAATTCTAAGATGTTTGCAAGTAATCAGAGGAGATCATCAAGAGTCTACATACAAGTGGCTTCTGTTTGGTACCTTAACtgatcacaacacacacacacacacacacacacacacacacacacacggacctgattgtgttgcacacacacatagcccattatgtttttgtgaaacaaactgaacagaaattATCAGCATATagtgtaaatgtatttaaaatgacttgTCATTTTCACATGTAGACAGAAGTATTGTTATTTACATGGTTTATCCATTTGATTTGGTGAATGaaagatatttatatattgtgCACTGTAGCTTTTCGGGTGTTTATTCATAAAAATGACATGCACAGAGATGGTTAAACATGCTTGAAAGTACCCTGGTACCTACAgtaggtaatttttttttacagcgaATAGGCAAAATGTGAAGAGCATTTAACAGGAAGCTGCAGTTATTGGATCTATATCTAtattactgttatttttcaGGAAACTAAGGTACTTCTTcaattttaatcatttaaccAAGTACAACCAGTTTAGTTTTTTAGGAACAAGTGCAATTGCattattttccagttttttgcCATGTCACAACAAATCCAAGATTTAACATATATACAAcactaaagttttatttttaaatcagcacAGTTAAGATGGTTATGAGTAACTCCTCACAAGCAGCCATCATAGATCATAGATCCTCTTGTTTCAGCCAACCCACAAATAATTTGCTTAGTTTTTTCTTCAGCATCAGAGGTAAAACAGGATGCCACATGTGGAGAACAGTCAAAAAGATGGCACAGTGTGATTCAAGGTGAATGAGTAAGTGGATGAGTGCAAAGTCCAGCCATCAGTACCATactaatgtgtgtatgtgtgtttatatacacTGCACAATTTGTGTGTTGAGGGAGAAAGGCTATTGCAGGTAGCGGTAGACTTTGAAGCAGTGGTTGCCAGAATCTGCGACTACAACGTGTCCGTCAGAGGTGAGAGCCAGTCCCTGTGGGCCGTACAGTGGGTCTGCTGATGTGTTGATGTAGGAGAGGAAAGAGCCACTGCCATCAAACACCTGGGAGAAATGAATATCCTCAGCGTTTCCTTTTTTGAATGTGCAATAAACATAATTACTTGATTTTCAACTTTCTAATTTCTTGCAAAAAGAGTCTTGGCCAGTAGAGTGCACCTTCATTGTGAAGCAAATAGATATGCTGTCACAGAACAATAGTGTTACATTTGTCCAGTATGTAATTCATGGGTAAAAGGAAGTTAAGATAGGTCtcaattagttttatttattcttctttctATTAGAAAACACAGTATATCCAAAGTCAAATAAAACCTTTTAGGCTATTTGGTCTGCAACGTGTAGAAATTAgccatgaagaaaaaaatgtgaagcCTGcttcttgtatttattttctttggaCTTGTTGAGGTGAGACTTGCTGCACTGACCTGTATCCTGCTGTTGCCCCAGTCTGCCACTATAATGTTACCATTGACGTCCACTGCCACTCCTGTCGGTGCGTTGAACTGGCCGTTGCCCTCACCGTTAGAACCAAACTTCAGCAAGAATTCTCCTTCTGTGTTGAACAcctacattttgaaataaaaactaaaggTAAATTTAGGATGCCAGTGATatataaacaacaacacaagaCAATAACTATTGACTGTCATGATCAGAGGCTTAGAATGGACAAAGACTAATACATGCCACCATTACATGTGTAAGACGCATCCACTGTTCTGATTCTGCTCTTACCTTCACTGAGTGATTATGGAAATCAGTCACAATgatttcattgttgttgttgacagcAGCAAAGTGAGGCCCTGCAGGAAAAAATAAGTCAGACATGTCAGATATGTGTTGTTTGTCAAATCCTGcttttaaattacaaaatagAATCAGTTCAATGAAACAAACTACTTATTCTAGTAGACATGCAGGTTAATGAGTAGACAAatacattaatgaaaaaaaagattgaGTAGAATAGGCTGTATTAAGTTATTCATACCATGATGAGCTGCAATGCATGATGTTTTAAGGGCACTTGCAGTAATCTATGTATATATCAGTGACAAATGATGCTCTGCTTGTCAAGCTGCTGTCTTATCTGTTTATCAACAAAACACTCCAAAAGTCAAAGGATGATGGGGAAGTTTTGGTTACTGGTCAATCCACATGCGGGTGTGAGCTGGTTGGAGAAAGACTGTAGGGGGCAGTGCACATATTACCATTGAGTGTACCTGCAAACTGCTTGTCACCGTTGCCACGGTTACCGAACTTGGTGACCAGCTTGCCGTTGAGCTGAAAGATGAAGATGCAGCAGGCCTTGTTGTCGACCACGATGATGTGGCCGTTTCTGTCCACTGACACACCTTTAGGGCCCATCAGCTTCCCTGAGCCAATCTTGTTCTGCAGAGGCAAAGGAGTTTACGATTCTATTAGGCAGCACCAGGCCAGTTGTTAATCATGTACTTCATGACTGGGAAATCAGAGATACAGTAGCAGTAGTAAAGTATACTCAGAgcacttttatatttatatgttatCCAAGTTTTTAAACACAGTTGAGTGTGAGTCTCTTTGACCAGCTTGGTTTTCTTTAATGTGACTTACAGGCCTGGATTCAGCGAATGAGTCACAGGTTGCCTTGAATGGAAACTGGCAGTCACTGTTTTACTGTAATCCTAACTAGGAAAATATGACAAACTCCAGCAATAAGGCACAAAGCTACAATTATTTATGTTGACTTTAAAATCTCTACTTACTTCTGTAATTCTGGgtaataaaataattgaaataGCCCAAAGATGCACATGACCTTCTCTTAACACTCCAGTTTAGTCTGAATTACAGAGAAGGTCACAGTCATGTGTCCAGAACTGCAAACATTGGCTTTTTAGAGATAATGCAACATTTTATGCTGGTTTTGCCTGTAAAAGTCCTCTCTGTACTTCCTGTATTCTGTGTATCTTAACTCACCTTGTACTTCCCTTCACTTGAGAAGATGCTGACCCATTTGTTGTCATAGTCAGCAATGATGATGTCACCATTTGGGTGTACGGCCACACCTGTCGGCCGCTGCAGCTGACCTGGTGTCCTGCCCCGGACACCGAACCGACTTTTGAACTGACCATCATTGGAGAAAATCTGTATTACAAACATACAATCAAAAAGATGAAATCacttaacaaataaaacaaaaaggagaTTTTAAATCAGTTTGATGTGCAGTACTTTTAATTTCCAATGCTGCAAAAAGTCATGCTGTATATTTCCATGAAGATGCCAAAGTGCAGAGGCAGCATTGTTCAAGGAAACTGAGCAGTAATAAGTTATAGTGCTTCACCAGTGACTTCTCACTGAGGACTGCACCTTCAGCTCAGGGAGTTATTTTTACCTGGACACACTGGTTGTTGCTGTCTGCTATCAGCACCTTTCCTAGAGAGGAAGCAGCCACTCCCTGCAGATTAGTGAACTCCCCCTTGTTTCTGCCCTTTGTACCTGGAAAACATAACATATggaaataaacatataaaagatATTAGTAGAATGCCGATTTATTTGTTTGGGTGTGCAGTGACAGTCACAGCgatatttaaattcatttttgattgttttgatttttcctTGATTTAATGAGAGAAAAGTCTCACTCAGATAATAACCTCTGACAATTACAGGTCATGACCTGGCTTTAAGAAGATTTCTAAGCTGATCTGATGGCAGAACCACAGCTTTCTTACCAACTCTGAAGATGAGGTCGTCCTCAATGGGGTTCTCTTTCCTCCTTCCTGTGCTGTACATACTGGCTGGCCTCTTGATGGCCTTCTGCTTGATGTGCCCACTTCCTGGAGACTTCAGTCTCTTCTTCATGCTGTCAGAAGTTGGTGACACATCTATAGACTTGGTAGCCTTTATCTTAAAGGGGCTTCCCTTGATAGGTTGGTCATACAAATGCAGCGATAAATTAAATGTCCCCTCTTTAGGGACTGTGAACAGGTACTCGTAAGTGCCGTTCTTATTGTCCAGTATCTCTCCTTCACCTTTGATGCCATCAGGTGCAGAGATTTCAGCAGTGATCATAGCATTACCCATCTTGCATAGTTCGCCATCTTTGTCCTTAGTGGTAATGGTGATGGAGGTGGGTACACCCACCACACAGTGCCGCAACCCCTCACCTGTAGCCACAGACTCAGAGGCCACTGCGTTAGTTGTTACTATAGTGCCCAGGTTGTGGATGGATTTCTTCAGTCCCTCGGTCTCCACGAGAAACTCCAGCTGGTTGTTCTCTccaggctgcagaggaagctccTGGCTGGCGAGTTCAATGAGACGCTCACTCATCTGTTTCTTCACCAGCAGCACCTCGGCCTCAGTGCCGTGGCTCAGAGCCTGCTCCGTGAAGTTACAACTGCTGTTGATGCCGTCTTGGCCCTGCAGCAGTGCATCCAGCTGGGCCTGGAGCACCTACACAAAGAAACACCAGGGGGCAGCGGGGTTACTTCATGATTAGTCCCGTGGTTCACGAATGTTTTAGGTTTGTTTTAGGTTTGTGACTCTCTTtgaaaaaacatatgtaaacTCTTGTTAGAGTTTACATATGTTTACAAGGTGTGAGCAGGTTAACCAAACTAACTGACTTTCCTTTCTTGTATTTATTTGACAATGTTTGATAAAACAGAAGAGGTATTGGTGTCACCCAGTATACAGAGGTTAGAGACaattctgtaaaataaaacattggagtttattttcttctttcctatTCCTTTATCCATCTCACTACCCCACAGACTTATCCTCTTGAGCCATTCCAATTACCAGGTTTGGAACAACTGTATCCATCCACGCACTATCATACAAGTGTGAAGAAATCCTACAAGAGAGCaatttttgtgtcaaaatgAAGATCATGACATACATCGTTGATTTTCCTCATATGCAAATCAGCACAAGCCTTCGCTTACAggcacacacagctgcaggtttACTCCAGTGGCTACGCATGAAAATAGATCCATATCTGTTAAATATGGCTATGCCACCCTGTGGTGACATGCAGAGCTCTGTCTGTGAAATTACTGTAACAATTACAGGCATAACTGCAGAAAATAATCTCAAAAAACCTTCCCTACAACGCCCTTGGCCTGTAAATGATACATAAGCAGAGATCACTGGGTCATGTAGCCACATGCAAATATTTGCATCGGACTACTGGCTTGACAAAGCAGCTTCAGATTTCTATGAAAACAAGCATTGTTCTCTTTTCATATGTCTAAAATGACTTTTTCCATGTTTCCAGCTAATTTGGCAGCACAATAATGAGGCTCATTAATGTTAACTAATTACATAAAActatagtaatagtaatagtaatactAAAAGATCATTTAATAATACTGTGAAATTACCACATAGTCATTAAAGCACCAAGAGAGACTCACCTGTATCTGGCCATCACACTCCTCCCCTTCTCCAGCAAGAGAGGCCATTAGGCCATCTGTCTCAGAACAGAATCATATGCTCATCAAAACACCGTCTGCgtcctctttctctttgtgctAATTCAAACTCTAAAACATAAGACACTTTTCTCACACGTGCTATAAGAACAGAGCTCACGCTACCAGTGTAAGAAGAGAGAGTGTGAAGAGGTAAGCTGTACTGTATCGCTCTCACTGCATGACACACCCAAATCAACTCATGTGAACATCCAGCACAATGGCTCCATCTAGCTACGCCAACAACACAGCTCAAAGTCACATATCTGACTTTCCCCTGGGCTGCAGTGTTTTGACTGCACACCAGCCAGTGAATCGTAAATCATTAGCAACCCATGTGACGCAGCTCCCTGAGGGGGAACAGCAGGCTCTTAACCAGACCGGGTGATTGGTTGAGTGGATTGGGTGGTGCACCAGCTCCCTGACccccctctctctgcctgttAATCGCTTATCAGACCAGCTGAGCCCCTGACACACAGATCAGCAAAAACAATCTGATGAGTAGCCTATAGGCTAAAATCTTTCCCCAAGTAAACTAAAACAGGGTCAGTGTTCTATGCTGATTATCCATCCTGATTTTGACCACACTTAAACACCACAGCATAGCACTGAAACTACACTCTGCATGTGTCAGCTGTGTCAGCTGAGAGCACTTTGTTTCAGACTTTGTTACTCCACCTTCTGCTTGAGGCCATAGTTGACCTCCAGCTCCATGAGCAAAACACTTTTTCGGACATTGAGGGTCTTCTGCAGCTCGTCAAACGTAGTATGGATGTCGTCCTCAATTGAGCTCTTCTGATTtg
This genomic window from Mastacembelus armatus chromosome 1, fMasArm1.2, whole genome shotgun sequence contains:
- the trim2a gene encoding tripartite motif-containing protein 2 isoform X1, whose translation is MAGEGSTIPSPVVRQIDKQFLICSICLDRYENPKVLPCLHTFCERCLHNYIPAHSLTLSCPVCRQTSILPEKGVAALQNNFFITNLMDVLQRAPDSCSQEAAALNNITTVATGQLLSCPNHGGNVMEFYCPPCETAMCQECTSGEHGEHPTVPLKDVVEQHKASLQDQLDAVKRRLPEIDSALQTLSEILQQLTNQKSSIEDDIHTTFDELQKTLNVRKSVLLMELEVNYGLKQKVLQAQLDALLQGQDGINSSCNFTEQALSHGTEAEVLLVKKQMSERLIELASQELPLQPGENNQLEFLVETEGLKKSIHNLGTIVTTNAVASESVATGEGLRHCVVGVPTSITITTKDKDGELCKMGNAMITAEISAPDGIKGEGEILDNKNGTYEYLFTVPKEGTFNLSLHLYDQPIKGSPFKIKATKSIDVSPTSDSMKKRLKSPGSGHIKQKAIKRPASMYSTGRRKENPIEDDLIFRVGTKGRNKGEFTNLQGVAASSLGKVLIADSNNQCVQIFSNDGQFKSRFGVRGRTPGQLQRPTGVAVHPNGDIIIADYDNKWVSIFSSEGKYKNKIGSGKLMGPKGVSVDRNGHIIVVDNKACCIFIFQLNGKLVTKFGNRGNGDKQFAGTLNGPHFAAVNNNNEIIVTDFHNHSVKVFNTEGEFLLKFGSNGEGNGQFNAPTGVAVDVNGNIIVADWGNSRIQVFDGSGSFLSYINTSADPLYGPQGLALTSDGHVVVADSGNHCFKVYRYLQ
- the trim2a gene encoding tripartite motif-containing protein 2 isoform X3 — protein: MAGEGSTIPSPVVRQIDKQFLICSICLDRYENPKVLPCLHTFCERCLHNYIPAHSLTLSCPVCRQTSILPEKGVAALQNNFFITNLMDVLQRAPDSCSQEAAALNNITTVATGQLLSCPNHGGNVMEFYCPPCETAMCQECTSGEHGEHPTVPLKDVVEQHKASLQDQLDAVKRRLPEIDSALQTLSEILQQLTNQKSSIEDDIHTTFDELQKTLNVRKSVLLMELEVNYGLKQKVLQAQLDALLQGQDGINSSCNFTEQALSHGTEAEVLLVKKQMSERLIELASQELPLQPGENNQLEFLVETEGLKKSIHNLGTIVTTNAVASESVATGEGLRHCVVGVPTSITITTKDKDGELCKMGNAMITAEISAPDGIKGEGEILDNKNGTYEYLFTVPKEGTFNLSLHLYDQPIKGSPFKIKATKSIDVSPTSDSMKKRLKSPGSGHIKQKAIKRPASMYSTGRRKENPIEDDLIFRVGTKGRNKGEFTNLQGVAASSLGKVLIADSNNQCVQIFSNDGQFKSRFGVRGRTPGQLQRPTGVAVHPNGDIIIADYDNKWVSIFSSEGKYKNKIGSGKLMGPKGVSVDRNGHIIVVDNKACCIFIFQLNGKLVTKFGNRGNGDKQFAGTLNGNMCTAPYSLSPTSSHPHVD
- the trim2a gene encoding tripartite motif-containing protein 2 isoform X2; translation: MAGEGSTIPSPVVRQIDKQFLICSICLDRYENPKVLPCLHTFCERCLHNYIPAHSLTLSCPVCRQTSILPEKGVAALQNNFFITNLMDVLQRAPDSCSQEAAALNNITTVATGQLLSCPNHGGNVMEFYCPPCETAMCQECTSGEHGEHPTVPLKDVVEQHKASLQDQLDAVKRRLPEIDSALQTLSEILQQLTNQKSSIEDDIHTTFDELQKTLNVRKSVLLMELEVNYGLKQKVLQAQLDALLQGQDGINSSCNFTEQALSHGTEAEVLLVKKQMSERLIELASQELPLQPGENNQLEFLVETEGLKKSIHNLGTIVTTNAVASESVATGEGLRHCVVGVPTSITITTKDKDGELCKMGNAMITAEISAPDGIKGEGEILDNKNGTYEYLFTVPKEGTFNLSLHLYDQPIKGSPFKIKATKSIDVSPTSDSMKKRLKSPGSGHIKQKAIKRPASMYSTGRRKENPIEDDLIFRVGTKGRNKGEFTNLQGVAASSLGKVLIADSNNQCVQIFSNDGQFKSRFGVRGRTPGQLQRPTGVAVHPNGDIIIADYDNKWVSIFSSEGKYKNKIGSGKLMGPKGVSVDRNGHIIVVDNKACCIFIFQLNGKLVTKFGNRGNGDKQFAGPHFAAVNNNNEIIVTDFHNHSVKVFNTEGEFLLKFGSNGEGNGQFNAPTGVAVDVNGNIIVADWGNSRIQVFDGSGSFLSYINTSADPLYGPQGLALTSDGHVVVADSGNHCFKVYRYLQ